The following proteins are co-located in the Candidatus Paracaedibacter acanthamoebae genome:
- a CDS encoding thiolase family protein, producing MSVREVVIVSAQRTPIGAFQGVFNDVKTTALGSAAIQGALNAIKLSADTIDEVYMGCVLPAGLGQAPARQAALQAGITKNTPCATINKVCGSGMKAIMLGVDQIRIGQTKTIVAGGMESMTNAPYLLSKARGGYRLGHGKIFDHMFLDGLEDAYTEGGVMGLFAEATADKYGFTREEQDAFAKESSLRAIKAIQSGVFNGEISSVTISSRKGDIVISEDETPSKVNPDKIPQLKPAFKKDGTVTAANSSSISDGAAAVVLMEKEHAEKSGHKILATVKGHATFAQEPEWFTTAPVGAIQKLCEQIGWSIEDVDFFEINEAFAVVTMATMKDLKIPHEKVNIYGGACALGHPIGASGARLVVTLIHALHTEGKKKGIASLCIGGGEAVALAVEI from the coding sequence ATGTCAGTTCGTGAAGTCGTCATCGTGTCAGCCCAACGCACACCAATCGGAGCCTTTCAAGGTGTATTTAATGATGTAAAAACAACAGCGCTCGGTTCAGCTGCCATTCAAGGTGCGCTTAACGCTATTAAGCTTTCAGCTGATACAATCGATGAAGTTTACATGGGATGTGTGCTTCCTGCCGGCCTTGGACAAGCACCCGCCCGACAAGCAGCTTTACAAGCCGGGATCACAAAAAATACCCCTTGTGCAACCATTAACAAAGTTTGCGGTTCGGGAATGAAAGCCATTATGCTCGGCGTTGATCAAATCCGCATTGGCCAGACAAAAACGATCGTTGCCGGTGGTATGGAAAGTATGACAAATGCCCCCTACCTATTGTCAAAAGCACGGGGTGGCTATCGTTTAGGACATGGCAAAATTTTTGATCATATGTTCTTGGATGGTTTAGAGGATGCTTATACCGAAGGGGGCGTGATGGGTCTCTTTGCCGAAGCCACTGCCGACAAGTATGGCTTTACCCGTGAAGAGCAAGACGCCTTTGCTAAAGAATCATCGTTACGAGCAATTAAGGCCATTCAAAGCGGCGTCTTCAACGGTGAAATATCCTCTGTAACGATCAGCAGCCGCAAAGGCGATATTGTTATTAGTGAGGATGAAACGCCAAGCAAAGTAAACCCCGATAAAATCCCTCAATTAAAGCCAGCCTTTAAAAAAGATGGAACGGTTACAGCAGCAAACTCTTCCTCTATTTCGGATGGTGCCGCTGCCGTTGTGTTAATGGAAAAAGAACATGCAGAAAAATCTGGTCATAAAATTCTAGCCACCGTCAAAGGGCACGCCACATTCGCCCAAGAACCTGAATGGTTTACAACCGCGCCGGTGGGTGCCATTCAAAAGCTATGTGAGCAAATTGGCTGGTCCATTGAGGACGTTGATTTTTTTGAAATCAATGAAGCCTTTGCCGTTGTGACCATGGCCACTATGAAAGATCTTAAAATTCCTCATGAAAAGGTTAATATTTATGGAGGAGCCTGTGCCTTAGGCCATCCTATTGGCGCGAGCGGTGCCCGTCTGGTTGTGACACTGATTCATGCTTTACATACCGAAGGCAAGAAGAAAGGAATCGCGAGCTTATGCATAGGGGGCGGTGAAGCCGTTGCTCTTGCCGTAGAAATCTAA